A region of Bombilactobacillus folatiphilus DNA encodes the following proteins:
- the glmS gene encoding glutamine--fructose-6-phosphate transaminase (isomerizing), with protein sequence MCGIVGVAGNICATTILLDGLEKLEYRGYDSSGIYVTNGENGFLCKRQGKIANLREAVGKKQHGTTGIGHTRWATHGAPSQENAHPQVSDSQRFYLVHNGVITNAEDLKERYLKHITFTSQTDTEVIVQLIAYFVEQKQLTTLRSLQAVISLLEGSYAIAMMDRRIPEQIFIAKNKSPLLIGLGDDANYLCSDALAMLPQTQIFMEIKDGETGIISSNEVKLFDEENKAINRSTYQVKIDANDLSKGAYDSYMLKEIDEQPAVLRRIIQTYTNINGDINMSSELIERLIQSDRLYIVAAGTSYHAGLIGKSLFEQLTDIPVEVVLASEFGYHLPKLSAHPFFLFLSQSGETADSRQVLVKIKKQNYPSLTITNVADSTLSREADYTLLLHAGPEIAVASTKAYTAQIAVESLLAKFLGTAKKIEAARQFDVRQELSLAATGMQSMIDEKDYISKLAKKYFYNQRTAFFIGRGNGYYLSLEAALKLKEVSYLHAEGFAAGELKHGTIALIEQDTPVVAFVTEAKTADHTRSNVQEVLSRGAKVLIISQENLVHPNDQLTFPVISELLNPLVAIIPTQLFAYFTAKARGNNVDQPRNLAKSVTVE encoded by the coding sequence ATGTGTGGAATTGTGGGCGTTGCCGGTAATATTTGCGCAACGACAATCTTGTTAGATGGTTTGGAAAAGCTGGAATATCGTGGTTATGATTCTTCTGGTATTTATGTTACTAATGGCGAAAATGGTTTTTTATGTAAGCGACAGGGAAAAATTGCGAATTTACGTGAAGCTGTGGGAAAAAAGCAGCACGGAACAACAGGAATTGGACATACAAGGTGGGCCACGCACGGAGCACCGTCACAAGAGAACGCGCATCCGCAGGTTTCAGATAGTCAACGCTTTTATTTGGTTCATAATGGTGTGATTACTAATGCTGAAGATTTAAAAGAACGTTATTTAAAGCATATTACGTTTACAAGTCAGACTGATACGGAAGTAATTGTGCAACTGATTGCATATTTTGTAGAGCAGAAACAATTAACTACATTGCGGTCACTACAAGCAGTAATCTCACTATTAGAAGGTTCTTATGCAATAGCAATGATGGATCGCCGAATACCTGAGCAAATCTTTATTGCTAAAAACAAAAGTCCATTACTGATTGGGTTAGGTGATGATGCTAATTATTTATGTTCCGATGCTTTAGCTATGTTGCCACAAACACAGATATTTATGGAAATTAAGGATGGTGAAACTGGTATCATTTCATCGAATGAAGTAAAATTATTTGATGAAGAAAATAAAGCGATTAATAGGTCTACCTATCAGGTTAAGATTGATGCAAATGACTTATCTAAGGGTGCTTATGACAGTTATATGTTAAAAGAAATAGATGAGCAACCAGCAGTTTTACGACGGATTATTCAAACTTATACTAATATTAATGGTGATATTAATATGTCATCAGAATTAATAGAACGATTAATTCAAAGTGATCGACTCTATATTGTCGCAGCGGGGACCAGTTATCATGCTGGATTAATTGGCAAAAGTTTATTCGAGCAATTAACAGACATACCTGTTGAGGTCGTTTTAGCAAGTGAATTTGGTTATCATTTACCGAAGTTATCTGCGCATCCATTCTTTTTGTTTTTGAGTCAAAGTGGTGAAACGGCTGATAGTCGCCAAGTATTAGTTAAAATTAAAAAACAGAATTACCCATCTTTAACTATTACTAATGTTGCAGATTCCACGTTATCGCGTGAAGCTGATTATACATTATTATTACATGCTGGTCCTGAAATTGCTGTGGCCTCCACGAAAGCTTATACGGCGCAAATTGCTGTGGAATCACTTTTAGCTAAATTTTTGGGAACAGCTAAAAAAATAGAGGCGGCACGACAATTTGATGTACGTCAGGAATTGTCGTTAGCTGCCACTGGGATGCAAAGTATGATTGATGAAAAAGATTACATTTCAAAATTAGCTAAAAAATATTTTTACAATCAAAGGACAGCCTTTTTTATTGGTCGTGGGAACGGTTATTATTTATCACTAGAAGCGGCGCTGAAGTTAAAAGAAGTTTCATATTTACATGCCGAAGGATTTGCTGCTGGAGAGTTGAAGCATGGTACAATTGCCTTGATTGAACAAGATACACCTGTTGTGGCCTTTGTCACCGAAGCAAAAACAGCTGACCATACTAGAAGTAATGTTCAAGAAGTATTAAGTCGTGGTGCCAAAGTGTTAATTATTAGTCAGGAAAATCTAGTACATCCAAATGATCAATTAACTTTTCCAGTGATTAGCGAATTGTTAAATCCGTTAGTAGCTATCATACCGACACAACTATTTGCTTATTTTACGGCCAAGGCTCGAGGAAATAATGTTGATCAACCACGTAATTTAGCTAAAAGTGTTACCGTAGAATAA
- a CDS encoding YebC/PmpR family DNA-binding transcriptional regulator: MSGHSKWHNIQGRKNAQDAKRGKIFQKLSREIYMAAKGGDPDPANNASLRLVMDKARAANMPKDNIKRAIEKASGAGGANYEEITYEGYAPGGVAVLINTLTDNKNRTATSVKVAVTRNGGSMGSAGSVAYLFDRKGYIVIDRSTTDADEDKMLEDLMEAGADDLEVSDEYFEIYTDAKSFTQVRDALEKIGYQLTNASLTMIPQNTVPVPEDKKEQFEHMIEQLEDDDDVSEVFTAAAE; this comes from the coding sequence ATGTCAGGACATTCTAAATGGCATAATATTCAGGGTCGTAAAAACGCTCAGGATGCAAAACGTGGTAAAATTTTTCAAAAGCTTTCACGTGAAATATACATGGCAGCAAAGGGTGGTGATCCTGACCCTGCGAACAACGCTTCTTTACGTTTGGTGATGGATAAGGCACGTGCTGCTAATATGCCAAAAGATAATATTAAACGGGCTATTGAAAAGGCATCTGGTGCTGGTGGGGCTAATTATGAGGAAATTACTTATGAAGGCTATGCACCAGGTGGTGTAGCAGTGTTAATCAATACACTAACTGATAATAAAAATCGGACCGCGACTTCTGTGAAAGTTGCTGTGACACGTAATGGCGGTAGCATGGGTTCTGCTGGCTCAGTAGCTTATTTATTTGATCGTAAAGGGTACATTGTAATTGATCGGTCCACTACGGATGCAGATGAAGATAAAATGCTGGAAGATCTGATGGAAGCTGGCGCTGATGATTTAGAAGTTAGTGATGAGTATTTTGAAATTTATACTGATGCTAAAAGTTTTACACAAGTACGTGATGCATTAGAAAAGATTGGTTATCAATTAACTAATGCGTCTTTAACAATGATTCCTCAAAATACAGTTCCTGTTCCTGAAGATAAAAAGGAGCAGTTTGAACACATGATTGAACAATTAGAAGACGATGATGATGTGTCTGAGGTCTTTACAGCTGCGGCAGAATAA
- the comGA gene encoding competence type IV pilus ATPase ComGA: protein MQPETYTQQLLEFACQREVSDIFFLPHEQNVTIKMREIDGLHEYQTLNVAFAQGVINYLKFTSDMDISEHRRPQIGARSFSYQQQRFNLRLSSVGNFSNQESLVVRLLYPLKNLTETNDPNEDWQQVMNHRGLILFSGPTGSGKTTSMYQLTKKYAADKIVLTIEDPIEIIEPNFLQIQVNKQAQMSYAELIRASLRHRPDILILGEIRDEDTARMALRAALSGHLVLSTVHARNKYAVIGRMMELGISQSEMHSVLNCVVYQRLVPLVNHQVKAYQDVLMHEDLTKAIQIPQTNFENWQQMLKNDWKKGLINEQTYQELQTG from the coding sequence ATGCAACCAGAAACATATACTCAGCAATTATTGGAATTTGCATGTCAACGAGAAGTTTCGGATATCTTTTTTCTGCCACATGAACAAAATGTGACTATAAAAATGCGTGAAATTGATGGTTTACATGAGTATCAAACTTTAAATGTCGCTTTTGCGCAAGGAGTTATTAATTATTTAAAATTCACCTCGGATATGGATATTAGTGAGCATCGTCGTCCACAAATTGGTGCGCGCTCTTTTTCCTATCAACAGCAACGATTTAATTTGCGATTATCGTCTGTAGGTAATTTTTCTAACCAAGAATCTTTAGTAGTGCGACTGTTATATCCGTTGAAGAATTTGACAGAAACTAACGATCCTAATGAAGATTGGCAACAAGTAATGAATCATCGGGGCTTAATTTTATTTAGTGGTCCAACAGGATCTGGAAAAACAACCTCAATGTATCAGTTAACTAAAAAATATGCTGCGGACAAAATCGTATTGACGATCGAAGATCCAATTGAAATTATTGAGCCGAATTTTTTGCAAATTCAAGTCAATAAGCAGGCGCAAATGAGTTATGCAGAGTTAATTCGTGCGTCACTGCGACATCGTCCGGATATTTTAATTTTAGGTGAAATTCGTGATGAAGATACAGCTCGAATGGCTTTAAGAGCGGCATTAAGCGGTCATTTGGTTTTGTCTACAGTTCATGCTAGAAATAAGTATGCTGTGATTGGCCGAATGATGGAATTAGGAATTAGTCAAAGTGAAATGCACTCTGTGTTAAATTGTGTGGTGTATCAACGATTAGTTCCGTTAGTTAACCATCAAGTTAAAGCTTATCAAGATGTTTTGATGCATGAAGATTTGACTAAAGCGATCCAAATTCCTCAAACAAACTTTGAGAATTGGCAACAAATGTTGAAGAATGACTGGAAAAAAGGACTCATTAATGAACAAACTTATCAAGAATTACAGACAGGATAA
- a CDS encoding type II secretion system F family protein, whose product MNKLIKNYRQDKLTTQQQADFLSTLAKLVRNGFSIEVALISLKLIYPQQEVILNQVLAQLNSGQTLAQALIKTGLSKTIISQITIADVHGNLVRCLEENAATLVLRQKNKQKILNLLAYPCFLLISLITLLIFLKVELAQQLPKVNFSLWTKIAIILFGLFVFVFLLTEVIRLRRLSELQQVMRKMKWPFIGAIYGNYYQYLILSALSTFLKSGLSLKEIIIAAQKLTPGSVQYDLAQVIQRQLLAGYSLGDIVRANKLLSPEVEVAVNLGHEPLQLAIELQTIAELKHQQVQQKIQRLINQIQPIFFIIVAVMILGTYLSILLPIYSMMKGL is encoded by the coding sequence ATGAACAAACTTATCAAGAATTACAGACAGGATAAATTAACCACACAACAACAAGCTGATTTTTTATCTACTTTAGCTAAATTAGTTCGTAATGGTTTTTCTATTGAGGTAGCGCTAATCTCACTCAAATTAATTTATCCTCAACAAGAAGTAATACTAAATCAAGTTTTAGCACAGCTAAATTCAGGTCAGACATTAGCGCAAGCTTTGATTAAGACGGGATTATCGAAAACTATCATTAGTCAAATTACGATTGCTGATGTTCATGGAAATTTGGTTCGTTGCTTAGAAGAAAATGCGGCAACGTTAGTGTTACGTCAGAAAAACAAACAGAAAATCTTAAATTTATTGGCGTACCCTTGTTTTTTATTAATTAGTTTAATTACATTGCTTATTTTTTTAAAAGTAGAGTTGGCACAACAGCTCCCTAAAGTCAATTTTTCATTGTGGACTAAAATTGCGATAATTTTATTTGGTTTGTTTGTTTTTGTTTTTTTGTTAACAGAGGTCATTCGTTTAAGGCGATTAAGTGAACTACAACAGGTCATGAGAAAAATGAAATGGCCCTTTATCGGCGCTATTTATGGTAATTATTATCAATATTTAATTTTATCAGCTTTGTCTACATTTTTAAAAAGTGGTCTATCTTTAAAAGAAATTATAATTGCCGCCCAAAAATTAACGCCAGGATCGGTGCAATATGATTTGGCCCAGGTTATACAGCGACAGCTATTGGCAGGTTACTCGTTAGGCGATATCGTTAGAGCAAATAAATTATTGTCACCAGAGGTTGAAGTGGCAGTTAATTTGGGACATGAACCATTGCAATTGGCTATCGAATTACAAACAATAGCTGAATTAAAGCACCAACAGGTTCAACAGAAAATTCAACGATTAATTAATCAAATTCAACCGATCTTCTTTATTATTGTGGCGGTTATGATTTTAGGAACTTATTTAAGTATATTATTGCCGATTTATTCAATGATGAAAGGATTATAA
- the comGC gene encoding competence type IV pilus major pilin ComGC, with the protein MSKLKLKNHGAFTLIEMVIVLFIISLLLLIIIPNINTQKHSAQSKTDAAFQSTLQTQVDMYDNDDAVSWDQLEKDNYLSASQTKKAKSEGYTIHDGTVVGPKK; encoded by the coding sequence ATGTCAAAATTAAAACTGAAAAATCACGGGGCCTTTACTTTGATCGAAATGGTGATAGTGTTATTCATCATTTCGCTGTTATTATTAATTATTATACCTAATATTAATACTCAAAAACATTCAGCTCAAAGCAAAACGGACGCTGCTTTTCAATCGACTTTACAAACACAAGTTGATATGTACGATAATGATGATGCCGTAAGTTGGGACCAATTAGAAAAAGATAACTATTTGTCTGCATCGCAAACAAAAAAAGCCAAAAGTGAGGGGTACACTATTCACGATGGAACTGTTGTCGGTCCTAAGAAATAA
- a CDS encoding type II secretion system protein — MELLSVLRNKHAAFTLIEAVISLGIICTILLLPANDYRKQQINQQEKLALTQFEYYWRESLKVAFLNQKPCTIVINNTEHKIYYESASFTSGRIVQNLPKTMTSDFNTNQGRSLEFKISGKGTVSPASIYFYTTKKRYKYTIQMLWGQLIAQKST, encoded by the coding sequence ATGGAACTGTTGTCGGTCCTAAGAAATAAGCATGCGGCATTTACTTTAATTGAGGCTGTTATTAGTTTGGGAATTATTTGTACGATTTTGTTATTACCAGCCAACGATTATCGAAAACAACAGATTAATCAACAAGAAAAATTGGCTTTAACACAGTTTGAATATTATTGGCGTGAATCTTTAAAAGTGGCTTTTTTGAATCAAAAGCCGTGTACGATTGTGATAAATAATACAGAACATAAAATTTATTATGAATCTGCTAGTTTTACCTCAGGGCGCATTGTCCAAAACTTGCCTAAGACAATGACTTCTGATTTTAATACTAATCAAGGGCGGAGTTTAGAATTCAAAATTTCAGGTAAAGGAACTGTTTCGCCAGCCTCTATTTATTTTTATACTACGAAAAAAAGATATAAATATACTATTCAAATGTTATGGGGGCAACTAATTGCACAAAAATCAACATAA